One Glycocaulis abyssi DNA window includes the following coding sequences:
- a CDS encoding sulfite exporter TauE/SafE family protein, translating into METYIVYLLTLLAVGAFAGLIAGLFGIGGGVVMVPAMYYTLVFLGYPEHAMHAAVGTSLSVIVITSARSVMAHARRGAVDFAVLKKWCPWIVLGALAGSAIAGAIPTRGLVFIFALTALVLSLQFFFGRADWKLGDDLPGQPFRALLAGTIGILSALMGIGGGVFGVTLLSVFGRSIHVAVATAAGFGVAIGFPAALGFVITGWSVADRAPFSLGYVSLPGFALLAITAVFVTPLGAALAHRLNAARLRQAFAVGLALVALNMLRSAVWG; encoded by the coding sequence ATGGAAACCTATATAGTCTACCTGCTTACCCTGCTGGCCGTGGGCGCGTTCGCCGGATTGATCGCGGGCCTGTTCGGCATTGGCGGCGGGGTCGTGATGGTCCCGGCCATGTACTACACGCTGGTCTTCCTGGGTTATCCCGAACACGCCATGCACGCGGCAGTGGGCACCTCGCTGAGCGTTATCGTCATCACGTCTGCGCGTTCCGTCATGGCGCACGCCAGGCGCGGCGCTGTGGATTTCGCCGTGCTGAAAAAATGGTGCCCGTGGATCGTGCTCGGTGCACTGGCTGGCTCTGCCATAGCCGGCGCGATCCCGACGCGCGGGCTGGTCTTCATTTTTGCGCTGACCGCTCTGGTGCTATCGCTGCAATTCTTCTTCGGCCGGGCCGACTGGAAGCTCGGCGATGATCTGCCGGGTCAGCCCTTCCGGGCGCTGCTCGCGGGCACAATCGGCATACTGTCGGCACTGATGGGCATTGGCGGGGGCGTGTTCGGCGTCACGCTGCTTAGCGTCTTTGGCCGGTCGATCCATGTCGCGGTGGCGACGGCGGCCGGTTTTGGCGTGGCTATAGGCTTTCCCGCAGCTCTTGGCTTTGTCATTACCGGCTGGAGCGTGGCGGATCGCGCGCCGTTTTCCCTAGGCTATGTCTCGCTCCCGGGCTTTGCGCTGCTGGCCATCACGGCGGTGTTTGTAACCCCGCTGGGGGCGGCGCTCGCGCATCGCCTCAACGCCGCACGCCTGCGCCAGGCATTTGCGGTGGGGCTGGCGCTGGTCGCCCTCAACATGCTGCGCTCGGCCGTATGGGGGTAG